Proteins from a single region of Crassaminicella profunda:
- a CDS encoding dihydroxyacetone kinase subunit DhaK, with product MKMKKFINSPKNLTQELLEGLALSNGDTIELTENNLIVNKKLKDADRVTIVTLGGTGHEPAISGFVGDGMVDISVPGDICAAPGPQRCIEAIKMADKGKGVLFVVLNHAGDMLTGNLTMKAVQKEGMNVIKVVTQEDISNAPRERGEDRRGLVGCVPLYKIAGGAAAEGKSLEEVAQIAQKFSDNMATLAVAARGATHPATGNMISTLDEDEMEVGMGQHGEGGGGRMKMKTADETAVIMMDALLNDLNVKTGEKLMVMINGSGATTLMEQLIVYRKCHKYLEEKGIEVVASVVDEILTVQEAAGFQICIARMDDELLRYWNAPCKTPYFIR from the coding sequence ATGAAAATGAAAAAATTTATAAACAGTCCCAAAAACCTAACACAGGAGCTTTTGGAAGGATTAGCATTATCCAATGGGGATACTATTGAGCTTACAGAAAATAATCTTATAGTAAATAAAAAATTGAAGGATGCAGACCGGGTTACAATTGTTACATTAGGGGGAACGGGGCATGAGCCAGCAATAAGTGGTTTTGTTGGAGATGGGATGGTTGATATTTCTGTTCCAGGAGATATTTGTGCTGCTCCAGGACCACAAAGATGTATAGAAGCTATAAAGATGGCAGATAAGGGAAAAGGTGTATTGTTTGTAGTACTCAACCATGCGGGTGATATGCTTACAGGAAATCTAACCATGAAAGCAGTACAAAAAGAAGGAATGAATGTTATAAAAGTGGTTACACAAGAAGATATTTCTAATGCTCCAAGAGAAAGAGGAGAAGATAGAAGAGGTTTGGTGGGATGTGTTCCTCTATATAAGATAGCGGGAGGAGCTGCTGCTGAAGGAAAGTCATTAGAGGAAGTAGCACAAATCGCTCAAAAGTTTTCTGATAATATGGCAACACTTGCAGTAGCTGCAAGGGGTGCAACTCATCCAGCTACTGGTAATATGATCTCTACATTAGATGAAGATGAAATGGAAGTGGGGATGGGACAGCATGGTGAAGGTGGAGGCGGACGTATGAAGATGAAGACTGCTGATGAAACAGCCGTAATCATGATGGATGCCTTGCTTAATGATTTGAATGTAAAAACAGGAGAAAAATTAATGGTAATGATCAATGGTTCAGGAGCGACAACACTTATGGAGCAGTTGATTGTATATAGAAAATGCCATAAATATTTAGAAGAAAAGGGAATTGAGGTTGTAGCTAGTGTAGTAGATGAAATACTAACTGTTCAAGAAGCAGCAGGATTTCAAATTTGTATAGCAAGAATGGATGATGAATTACTAAGATATTGGAATGCACCTTGTAAGACACCATATTTTATTAGGTAA
- a CDS encoding sugar-binding transcriptional regulator — protein MIYNEGEILKLVEVAKMYYEENMTQANIAKNLKVSRPLISKMLTKARELGIVHIEIKSPYTSNTFLANQLKSLFNLQGGIITPQANTEYLTEQLILAHAFHYIEDILNEVNYLGLGWGYEIEALIKKIESSASIQNFKGEICPLIGSASIPNRGYHPNEIVRVFSEKTGGTPHYIFAPAFPATKDEQGLYVHTDNYHNIFKIWSILDTVIVSIDTYPSVPDQATALRFGKSLHEKKAVGMILSYYFDKLGNIIKGENDYAIHIPLEKLKKIKRVIGICTNTNNIYSIIGALQTGLLTHLITDEQTASNIIKNQT, from the coding sequence ATGATATATAACGAAGGTGAGATATTAAAACTTGTAGAAGTAGCAAAAATGTATTATGAAGAAAATATGACGCAAGCAAATATAGCAAAAAATCTCAAAGTTTCTAGACCACTTATTAGTAAGATGCTAACAAAGGCTCGTGAACTTGGTATTGTACATATTGAAATAAAATCTCCATATACCAGCAACACCTTTTTAGCAAATCAATTGAAAAGTTTATTCAATTTACAAGGAGGTATCATTACCCCTCAAGCAAATACAGAGTATTTAACAGAACAACTCATATTAGCTCATGCTTTTCATTATATTGAGGATATTTTAAATGAAGTAAATTATTTAGGCCTAGGGTGGGGATATGAAATAGAAGCTCTAATAAAAAAAATTGAATCAAGTGCAAGCATTCAAAATTTCAAAGGAGAAATATGTCCACTAATAGGAAGTGCTTCCATCCCTAATAGAGGCTATCATCCTAATGAAATAGTAAGAGTTTTTTCAGAAAAGACAGGAGGTACTCCACACTATATTTTTGCACCTGCATTTCCTGCTACAAAGGATGAGCAAGGTCTATATGTTCATACGGACAACTATCATAATATTTTTAAAATATGGTCTATCTTAGACACTGTTATCGTTAGTATCGATACTTATCCTTCTGTTCCAGATCAAGCTACTGCACTAAGATTTGGAAAATCTCTACATGAGAAAAAAGCTGTAGGAATGATTTTGTCTTACTATTTTGATAAATTAGGCAATATCATCAAAGGAGAAAATGATTATGCTATTCATATACCATTAGAAAAACTTAAAAAGATAAAAAGGGTTATTGGAATATGTACAAATACCAATAATATTTATTCCATTATAGGTGCATTGCAAACAGGACTTCTAACTCATCTTATTACAGATGAACAAACAGCATCCAATATCATAAAGAATCAAACTTAG
- the dhaL gene encoding dihydroxyacetone kinase subunit DhaL, producing MKLTIIDWKNGLKSSAKILKENNEMLSELDSVTGDGDHGVTIHKIAEVIETAVEKWENDILLKNFFDDLGWKIMGVSGGSAGPLWGTIFTGLADGLEDEQEVDKDILKKIFSSSMDALKGISNAKVGDKTMMDAFIPAVEEIKNSNKNMQEMLKDAAKVAKEGAENTVNFIAKFGRAKNLKEKSLGHKDPGAVSISLFFEGFVKGIEKNS from the coding sequence ATGAAATTAACCATTATAGACTGGAAAAATGGTCTGAAATCATCTGCAAAAATATTAAAAGAAAACAATGAGATGTTGTCTGAACTTGATTCTGTAACAGGTGATGGAGATCACGGTGTTACAATACATAAGATCGCAGAGGTCATAGAGACTGCTGTAGAAAAATGGGAAAATGATATTTTGCTTAAGAATTTTTTTGATGATTTAGGATGGAAGATTATGGGTGTTAGTGGTGGCTCAGCAGGACCTTTATGGGGAACCATATTTACAGGACTTGCTGATGGGTTAGAGGATGAACAAGAAGTAGACAAGGACATATTAAAAAAAATATTCAGTTCTTCAATGGATGCTTTAAAAGGCATTTCTAATGCAAAAGTAGGAGATAAAACAATGATGGATGCATTTATTCCTGCTGTTGAGGAGATCAAAAATTCGAATAAGAACATGCAAGAAATGCTAAAGGATGCAGCAAAGGTAGCCAAAGAAGGAGCGGAAAATACGGTTAACTTTATTGCAAAATTTGGAAGAGCCAAAAACTTAAAGGAAAAGAGTTTAGGTCATAAGGATCCAGGGGCAGTATCTATATCTTTATTTTTTGAAGGCTTTGTAAAGGGAATAGAAAAGAATAGTTAA
- a CDS encoding sigma-54 interaction domain-containing protein: MKKRKISLLTIDEKIANFFINELNNIFNNMLEIDYYNPRFHQTPYIYETDLILYTDPSILIAMMSYIKCNAPILMMKRTISKVALDKIKKIPPNTKCLVANINSFMANETLATIYQLGMDHVSLHPFYKGLKTIPDDIDYIIAHEPYEFLPNINAEVIIIGNRVFDISTVLDIIALLNIDSLTSENIIMEYSFKVPTFWQGIKYTLENKKILSSQWNILLNELSIGVIVADENNKITLANSQVYHILGIQKNIFENTCISQVAEKYPQLKIILSEDEIDNDLFIYKNQKLILTLKKVTFNNSYHGKIILISTYNNVIKVQQKIHQKIIGKGYFSKYTFSSIIGENESLLECKQLCKKVADSNPTILLIGESGTGKELFAGSIHNYSSRKKEPFVAINCATLPESLLESELFGYEEGSFTGAKKGGKIGLFEIADKGTLFLDEIGEIPLRLQARLLRVLQEKEIMRVGGDSIIKVDTRIIAATNKNLLKMVEDGTFRKDLFFRLNVFQFDIPSLRERVDDIPLLIEYFMCHHGTKRIIHKDFKIFYKNYSWPGNVRELFNVLEYMLKISDKDLSFNLLPRYLKKQEYIDKKIPSIGLKLSHIFLLKILELRNAHEINAGRRSLCKEYCKSYYKVSELEIRTKLDELANEEYLVVNKGLKGCQITQKGINLLKENHL; the protein is encoded by the coding sequence ATGAAAAAGCGAAAAATTTCCTTATTGACAATTGATGAGAAAATAGCTAATTTTTTTATCAATGAACTAAATAATATTTTTAACAATATGTTGGAAATTGATTATTACAACCCACGCTTCCATCAAACGCCCTATATCTATGAGACAGATTTAATCCTCTATACAGATCCTAGTATATTAATAGCAATGATGAGTTATATAAAATGCAATGCTCCTATTTTAATGATGAAAAGAACTATTTCTAAGGTGGCTCTTGATAAAATCAAAAAAATCCCACCTAATACAAAATGTCTTGTAGCAAATATTAATAGTTTTATGGCTAACGAAACATTAGCAACTATTTATCAATTGGGAATGGATCATGTATCTCTTCATCCTTTTTATAAAGGACTTAAAACCATCCCGGATGATATTGATTATATTATTGCCCATGAACCTTATGAGTTTCTCCCTAATATAAACGCTGAAGTTATTATTATCGGTAACAGAGTTTTTGATATTTCTACAGTTTTAGACATCATCGCCCTATTAAATATTGACTCCTTAACTTCTGAAAATATCATTATGGAATATTCTTTTAAAGTACCTACCTTTTGGCAAGGTATAAAATATACTTTAGAAAACAAAAAAATATTGTCTTCTCAATGGAATATCCTTTTAAACGAATTATCCATAGGCGTTATCGTTGCAGACGAAAACAACAAAATCACTTTAGCAAATTCTCAAGTATACCATATACTAGGTATACAAAAAAATATTTTTGAAAATACATGTATTTCACAGGTTGCAGAAAAATACCCTCAGTTAAAAATCATTTTATCAGAGGATGAAATTGATAATGATTTATTCATCTATAAAAATCAAAAGCTCATATTAACCTTAAAAAAGGTAACTTTCAACAATTCCTATCATGGAAAAATTATTTTAATCAGTACCTATAACAATGTCATTAAAGTACAACAAAAAATTCACCAAAAAATTATTGGGAAAGGCTATTTTTCAAAATATACTTTTTCATCCATAATTGGTGAAAATGAAAGTCTTTTAGAATGCAAACAATTATGTAAAAAAGTAGCTGATTCAAATCCTACCATTCTCCTTATTGGTGAATCAGGAACCGGGAAAGAACTTTTCGCTGGTTCTATACACAACTATTCCTCTAGAAAAAAAGAACCCTTTGTAGCAATCAATTGCGCTACCCTTCCAGAATCCCTATTAGAATCAGAACTCTTTGGCTATGAAGAAGGTTCCTTTACAGGCGCTAAAAAAGGAGGAAAGATAGGTCTTTTTGAAATAGCAGATAAGGGCACCCTTTTTTTAGATGAAATTGGTGAAATTCCCCTAAGATTACAAGCTCGCCTATTACGAGTATTGCAAGAAAAAGAAATCATGAGGGTAGGTGGAGATTCTATTATAAAAGTCGATACAAGAATCATTGCCGCCACAAATAAAAACTTATTGAAGATGGTTGAGGATGGTACCTTTAGAAAGGATTTGTTTTTTCGATTAAATGTATTTCAATTTGATATTCCATCCTTACGTGAAAGAGTTGATGATATTCCCCTACTAATTGAATATTTCATGTGCCATCATGGTACAAAAAGAATTATTCATAAAGACTTTAAAATATTTTATAAAAATTACTCTTGGCCAGGGAACGTTCGAGAACTATTCAATGTACTAGAATATATGTTAAAAATCAGCGATAAAGATTTATCCTTTAATCTTCTTCCTCGCTACTTAAAAAAACAAGAGTATATCGACAAAAAAATTCCTAGTATAGGATTAAAATTAAGCCATATCTTTCTATTAAAAATATTAGAGCTAAGGAATGCTCATGAGATAAATGCAGGTAGGAGAAGTCTTTGCAAAGAATATTGTAAATCTTACTATAAAGTATCTGAATTAGAAATAAGAACAAAATTAGATGAATTAGCTAATGAAGAGTATTTAGTAGTAAATAAAGGTCTTAAGGGTTGCCAAATTACTCAGAAAGGCATAAATTTGTTAAAAGAAAATCATCTATAA
- a CDS encoding membrane lipoprotein lipid attachment site-containing protein has product MKKILLAFMILFVLTSCNQNKSMNNEKDTFNNKISTYKEIIKDGKVEIDSISYDIKSITKITYTYDDNENIIEKVITNDDSKMHIEYLYKNNQLIEDRQFSNDELSFTTYYYYEDNLLLKKRTISKGNLEIISEYSYGNKIKTQTHYRSDGSISFISTAYLDDHDKILKVINTKGDGKVMTSSTFHYDNDFLIKVIREREGVCITTSNYAYNNVGDKIMDYIIFHDKVNTLIAMFYDYEYDENLLPKTVTIYRVQSSIADKDIRDYP; this is encoded by the coding sequence GTGAAAAAAATATTGTTGGCATTCATGATTTTGTTTGTTTTAACTAGTTGTAATCAAAACAAAAGTATGAATAATGAAAAGGATACTTTCAACAATAAAATTTCTACATATAAAGAAATAATAAAAGATGGAAAAGTAGAAATCGATAGTATTTCATATGATATCAAATCAATCACGAAGATTACATATACATACGATGATAATGAGAATATTATAGAAAAAGTCATTACAAATGATGATTCTAAAATGCATATTGAGTATCTATATAAAAATAATCAACTAATTGAAGATAGACAATTCTCAAATGACGAATTATCATTTACTACTTACTACTATTATGAAGATAATCTGCTGCTAAAAAAGAGGACGATTTCTAAGGGCAATTTAGAAATCATTTCAGAGTATTCTTATGGTAATAAGATTAAGACCCAAACACATTACCGTTCAGACGGCAGCATATCCTTTATCTCAACCGCATACCTAGATGACCATGATAAGATATTGAAAGTCATTAATACTAAAGGAGACGGAAAGGTTATGACTTCAAGTACTTTCCATTATGATAATGATTTTTTGATCAAGGTAATTCGTGAGAGAGAGGGTGTTTGTATTACAACTTCTAATTACGCGTACAATAATGTTGGTGATAAAATTATGGATTACATTATCTTTCATGACAAAGTAAATACTTTGATAGCCATGTTCTATGACTATGAATATGATGAGAATTTATTACCTAAAACGGTTACAATCTATCGAGTACAGTCATCCATAGCAGATAAAGATATTAGGGACTATCCGTAA
- the dhaL gene encoding dihydroxyacetone kinase subunit DhaL: protein MITGELLVRVLKNIGIKMNENKQLLTELDAAIGDADHGINMNKGFAAVSKKLEEVKSDDCGEILKTTAMTLISTVGGASGPLYGTAFLKASIVAKGKIELDKKTIIKMFEEAIKGIVMRGKAQIGEKTMLDALIPAYEALKESIEQGDELSIAFNKATYAACEGVEKTKNIIATKGRASYLGERSIGHQDPGATSSYLMIKAIADTLI, encoded by the coding sequence ATGATTACAGGAGAATTGCTTGTGAGGGTATTAAAAAATATTGGTATAAAGATGAATGAAAACAAACAATTATTAACAGAGCTGGATGCTGCCATAGGGGATGCAGATCATGGTATTAATATGAATAAAGGATTTGCTGCAGTATCCAAAAAACTAGAAGAAGTTAAATCTGATGATTGTGGAGAGATTTTAAAAACAACAGCTATGACATTAATATCTACAGTAGGAGGGGCATCGGGTCCTCTTTATGGAACTGCATTTTTAAAAGCATCAATAGTAGCTAAAGGCAAGATCGAATTAGATAAGAAAACAATTATAAAAATGTTTGAGGAAGCTATTAAAGGGATTGTCATGAGAGGAAAAGCTCAAATAGGAGAAAAAACAATGCTAGATGCATTAATTCCAGCATATGAAGCATTGAAAGAATCTATAGAACAAGGGGACGAATTATCTATAGCTTTTAATAAGGCTACCTATGCTGCTTGTGAAGGTGTTGAAAAAACAAAAAATATTATTGCTACAAAAGGAAGAGCTAGTTATTTGGGAGAACGGAGTATAGGACATCAAGATCCCGGAGCAACTTCTAGCTATTTAATGATAAAGGCAATAGCAGATACTTTAATATAA
- the dhaM gene encoding dihydroxyacetone kinase phosphoryl donor subunit DhaM: MVGMVIVSHSEKIAKGIVELCSQMADNVKIEAAGGTDDGRIGTDATKIMAAIEKVYSEEGVLILVDLGSAILSTELALDLLEDKMREKIVIADAPIVEGSIAASVQAAIGSSLEEVKAVAEESKNLSKR, from the coding sequence ATGGTAGGAATGGTAATTGTTTCTCATAGTGAAAAAATAGCTAAAGGTATTGTAGAACTTTGTAGTCAAATGGCTGATAATGTTAAAATCGAGGCTGCAGGTGGAACGGATGATGGAAGAATTGGAACAGATGCTACAAAAATTATGGCAGCCATTGAAAAAGTATATAGTGAAGAAGGGGTTTTAATACTTGTAGACTTAGGAAGTGCTATTCTGAGTACAGAACTTGCTTTGGATTTATTAGAAGATAAGATGAGAGAAAAAATAGTCATAGCAGACGCACCTATTGTAGAGGGAAGTATTGCTGCATCTGTACAAGCAGCTATAGGGAGTTCTCTAGAAGAAGTAAAAGCTGTAGCAGAGGAAAGTAAAAATTTATCTAAAAGATAA
- a CDS encoding cysteine hydrolase family protein — MENNIKGLYHEFENETLIKGRVALLCIDIQYHDAAPGYGFFSNTTENDPEYAYYFRRLKEKVFPTVSKLQNLFREQGQEIIHVRIEALTRDGRDRSLEHKRIGCLVPKGSKAAEFIKEVAPKDDEIVISKTASGVFNSTNLDYVLKNLGVNQLIVVGVLTNECIETAVRDGGDKSYSMYVVEEGIAALNEELHKNSLKVLDGVYGKIISFEQAQEMIQKIAE, encoded by the coding sequence ATGGAAAATAATATAAAGGGATTATACCATGAATTTGAAAATGAAACTTTAATAAAGGGAAGGGTTGCATTGCTATGTATTGACATTCAATATCATGATGCAGCGCCTGGCTATGGTTTTTTTTCTAATACAACAGAAAATGATCCTGAATATGCGTATTATTTTAGACGATTGAAAGAAAAAGTGTTCCCTACAGTAAGCAAACTACAAAATCTGTTTAGAGAACAAGGGCAAGAAATTATTCATGTAAGAATTGAAGCACTCACAAGAGATGGTAGAGATCGTAGCTTAGAACATAAAAGAATAGGATGTTTAGTGCCTAAAGGATCTAAGGCTGCTGAATTTATTAAAGAGGTTGCACCAAAGGATGATGAGATTGTTATATCAAAGACGGCATCAGGTGTTTTCAATAGTACAAACTTAGACTATGTACTTAAAAATTTAGGTGTCAACCAATTAATTGTAGTAGGAGTTTTAACGAATGAATGTATTGAAACAGCTGTAAGAGATGGTGGAGATAAAAGTTATAGTATGTATGTTGTAGAAGAAGGTATAGCTGCTTTAAATGAAGAGTTGCACAAGAATTCTTTAAAAGTATTAGATGGTGTGTATGGAAAAATTATTTCTTTTGAGCAGGCTCAAGAGATGATACAAAAAATAGCTGAATAG
- the lsrF gene encoding 3-hydroxy-5-phosphonooxypentane-2,4-dione thiolase yields the protein MADRDDNIITKNYGIGIPVEKENFHVKGMDHVDWGMKNRLSKIFNPKTGKTLMLAFDHGYIMGSTAGLERLDLSIPPLIEDADVLMATRGALRSTIMPKMNKAIALRCSAGSSVLKEDMSHEIIGVNIEDAIRMNASCMAIQVFVGASGECQTLNNLSKTIDAGNRYGIPVLGVTAVGKEMERTTRYFLLATRIIAELGAHIIKTYYCKDFEKITSACPVPIVIAGGKKVSEAKALEIAYRAIQEGAAGVDMGRNVFQAENPKAMIKALRSIVHNGFNPKDALELYYSIKNEK from the coding sequence ATGGCAGATCGTGATGACAACATAATAACTAAGAATTATGGGATAGGAATTCCAGTAGAAAAGGAAAACTTTCATGTAAAAGGTATGGACCACGTGGATTGGGGAATGAAAAATCGCCTATCTAAAATATTTAACCCTAAAACAGGAAAAACCTTGATGCTTGCATTTGACCATGGATATATAATGGGTTCTACAGCAGGACTTGAAAGATTAGATTTGTCTATTCCTCCTTTGATTGAAGATGCAGATGTATTGATGGCAACCAGAGGAGCCTTAAGATCAACGATTATGCCTAAAATGAATAAGGCAATAGCCCTTAGATGTTCTGCAGGTAGCTCTGTACTAAAAGAAGATATGAGTCATGAAATAATTGGTGTAAATATAGAGGATGCAATAAGAATGAATGCTAGTTGTATGGCGATACAAGTTTTTGTAGGAGCATCTGGAGAGTGTCAAACACTTAATAATCTAAGCAAAACGATAGATGCAGGAAATCGCTACGGTATTCCTGTTTTAGGTGTGACTGCAGTAGGAAAAGAAATGGAGCGTACAACAAGATATTTTCTCCTTGCAACAAGAATAATTGCAGAACTTGGGGCACATATTATCAAAACTTATTATTGCAAAGATTTCGAGAAAATAACTTCTGCATGTCCTGTTCCTATTGTTATTGCAGGCGGCAAAAAAGTATCAGAGGCAAAAGCATTAGAGATTGCATACAGAGCCATTCAAGAAGGTGCTGCTGGTGTGGATATGGGAAGAAATGTTTTTCAAGCTGAAAATCCAAAAGCTATGATAAAAGCACTAAGAAGTATTGTACATAATGGTTTTAATCCAAAAGATGCATTAGAGCTTTACTATTCAATAAAAAATGAGAAATAA
- a CDS encoding M20 family metallo-hydrolase, with product MYCNAERIEEMLQNIATFTVAEDEGFTRFSYTQEDIQAKKYIIKKMKEANLKVSMDLLGNIFGRREGTEENLPPIVAGSHLDTVKNGGKYDGIAGIVAGIEALRVMEENQIKTKYPIEVVAFAEEEGGRFNSAFIGSSWFMGKIKEEALETICDHQNMSLKEAAESLNVFNEEIKRCKRKDYHIKAMIELHCEQGPILENNQKSLGLVNAIIGSSSYQVTLFGQADHSGTTPMDVRKDAFYAASKIAVELNEFTKKQEMYSVGTVGCVEVKPNVYNIVPQEVSITMDIRSMDQKVLEHIITHMKEYIEKIAIDHHIQYKIKKNHHANPVKLSNKIVDLLIKNTKKRNYNFDVMGSGAGHDTLIMAEFTDAAMIFIPSKNGRSHCPEEYSDSEHIAKGADVLLDTIIDLGEKVSS from the coding sequence ATGTATTGCAATGCTGAAAGAATTGAGGAAATGTTACAAAATATAGCTACATTTACAGTAGCAGAGGATGAAGGGTTTACAAGATTTTCTTATACCCAAGAAGATATTCAAGCAAAAAAGTATATCATTAAGAAAATGAAAGAAGCGAATCTAAAAGTTTCAATGGATTTGCTAGGAAATATTTTTGGTAGAAGGGAGGGAACTGAAGAAAACTTACCTCCTATAGTAGCAGGTTCTCATTTAGATACTGTTAAAAATGGAGGAAAGTATGATGGTATTGCTGGAATTGTAGCAGGAATAGAAGCTTTAAGGGTTATGGAAGAAAACCAGATCAAAACAAAATATCCAATAGAGGTAGTGGCTTTTGCAGAAGAAGAGGGGGGAAGATTTAATTCTGCTTTTATCGGAAGTAGTTGGTTTATGGGAAAAATAAAAGAAGAAGCATTAGAAACAATCTGTGATCATCAAAATATGAGTTTAAAAGAAGCTGCCGAAAGTTTAAATGTATTCAATGAAGAGATAAAAAGATGTAAAAGAAAAGATTATCATATAAAAGCTATGATCGAACTTCATTGTGAGCAAGGACCTATACTTGAAAATAATCAAAAAAGTTTAGGACTTGTGAATGCTATTATTGGAAGTAGTTCTTATCAAGTAACTTTATTTGGTCAAGCAGATCATTCTGGAACAACTCCTATGGATGTGCGTAAAGATGCTTTTTATGCGGCTTCTAAAATAGCTGTTGAGTTAAATGAATTTACAAAAAAACAAGAGATGTATTCTGTTGGAACTGTGGGATGTGTAGAAGTAAAACCTAATGTATACAATATTGTTCCACAAGAAGTATCTATTACGATGGATATTAGAAGTATGGACCAAAAGGTGTTAGAACATATTATTACTCATATGAAAGAATATATAGAAAAAATCGCAATAGATCATCATATCCAATACAAAATCAAGAAAAATCATCATGCAAACCCAGTGAAATTATCTAACAAAATAGTAGATCTTCTTATTAAAAATACGAAAAAGAGAAATTATAACTTTGATGTAATGGGTAGCGGTGCAGGACACGATACCCTTATAATGGCTGAATTTACCGATGCTGCTATGATTTTTATTCCGAGTAAGAATGGAAGAAGTCATTGTCCAGAAGAATACTCAGATTCAGAACATATTGCCAAAGGGGCAGATGTTTTATTAGATACAATTATAGATTTAGGAGAAAAGGTATCATCATAA
- a CDS encoding YfcC family protein has protein sequence MLNKNKKGKSFIEMIPHPLALLFYIVIFAAILTYIIPAGSYEREVIDGASRTIPGTYESVAKSPVGFFDIFTAIPVGFKKIADIVFIVFAAAMMFGIMEKTHMLENTVGTFVKKLGLKKKFVIVGIMTYVYGVLGIFVGYENNIALVPIAVVISLAIGGDVVLGAGMAIGGISVGFGLAPFNPYTVGIGHKIAEMPLFSGYLFRSGLVFILLTILVFYNIRYFKKILKDQDHALGKNIDTTGLQLSKPIAEYNMRSKDIQMLLVFVAGLGVMLFGVFTKGWYINEISAVFLIVGIVNGIVARLSVNEISETFSKALEPSALAAILIGVAQAIQIVMNQGNISDTIAYNFVSILEQLPTLLAVVFMSITQSVINIFIPGGSGQALVTLPIMIPVGDMIGITRQSAILAFQIGDGLTNIVTPTLGGLMAMLGLCRVPYGRWLKYILPYTVIGFVICWAALILSVIIKWGPM, from the coding sequence ATGTTAAATAAAAATAAAAAAGGCAAAAGTTTTATAGAGATGATTCCTCACCCTCTGGCACTATTATTTTATATCGTTATATTTGCAGCAATTCTCACATATATCATTCCAGCAGGTTCCTATGAAAGAGAAGTAATAGATGGAGCATCTAGAACCATTCCAGGAACCTATGAAAGTGTTGCTAAAAGTCCAGTGGGATTTTTTGATATATTTACAGCAATACCTGTAGGATTTAAGAAAATTGCAGATATTGTATTTATCGTATTTGCAGCAGCTATGATGTTTGGAATCATGGAAAAAACACATATGCTAGAAAATACAGTAGGAACTTTTGTAAAGAAATTAGGTCTTAAAAAGAAGTTTGTAATTGTAGGAATTATGACATATGTATATGGTGTATTAGGAATATTTGTTGGGTATGAAAATAATATAGCATTGGTTCCCATTGCTGTAGTAATCAGTTTGGCCATTGGCGGCGATGTGGTATTAGGAGCAGGTATGGCAATTGGAGGAATATCTGTAGGCTTTGGATTAGCACCTTTTAATCCATATACAGTGGGAATTGGACATAAAATTGCTGAAATGCCATTATTCTCAGGCTATTTATTTAGAAGTGGACTCGTTTTTATATTATTGACTATTTTAGTATTTTACAATATAAGATATTTTAAAAAGATATTAAAGGATCAAGATCATGCTCTAGGAAAAAATATTGATACTACTGGGCTTCAATTATCAAAGCCAATTGCTGAATACAACATGAGATCTAAAGATATACAAATGCTATTGGTGTTTGTTGCAGGATTAGGTGTAATGCTATTTGGTGTATTTACTAAGGGCTGGTATATTAACGAAATTTCTGCTGTATTCCTCATTGTAGGAATTGTAAATGGTATAGTAGCAAGATTGAGTGTAAATGAAATATCAGAAACATTCTCAAAGGCTTTAGAGCCAAGTGCTCTGGCAGCTATTTTGATTGGGGTAGCTCAAGCTATACAAATCGTTATGAATCAAGGAAATATTAGTGATACTATTGCATATAATTTTGTATCTATTTTAGAACAATTGCCTACATTACTAGCAGTTGTGTTTATGTCAATAACACAATCAGTTATTAACATTTTTATTCCTGGGGGAAGCGGACAAGCTTTAGTTACTTTACCTATTATGATTCCAGTTGGGGATATGATTGGTATAACTAGACAAAGTGCAATTCTTGCTTTTCAAATTGGTGATGGACTTACAAATATTGTAACACCTACTTTGGGAGGATTAATGGCTATGCTAGGTCTTTGTAGAGTTCCTTATGGAAGATGGTTAAAATATATTTTACCCTATACAGTCATTGGATTTGTTATTTGCTGGGCAGCTTTAATATTAAGTGTAATCATTAAATGGGGTCCTATGTAA